TCTTTGTAATGAATTGACAGCGCTTATTGGGATTTGCTCAATAATCTCAGTTGCAGTGTTTCTTTTTTACGAACCTGATACACTTTTCTTCGGCAAAAATAGCTATATGATGTTTTATCAAGTGACAATAGTTTGCCGAACAATTTTGTTGAAACACCTTGCGCAGCGTCGCAAAACAGAACCACAGAGAAATATATGCAATGTATATGGCTTAACGTCTTTCTTAACATAGCTGTCAATTTTCACGCAAATGTCATGACAACAGAACAAATCTGTAAATTTTTAATACAAAGAAAGGAAAGGGTGGTGTTTTGTTTAAAAGTGAGTTCAGTTGACATATCTACTTTACAGTCGAAGCATTCGACTGTAAATTAAATGGTACGAATGTTTCGTCCATCTGTGTCAGAAAATATATGTCCCCGTTAATTAAGAGCAAATGCTGGCATTTCAAAACCCTTGTATCCCTTCGGTTGAGATGAACCATAGCCATGTCAATGTCATCTGTCTCTCGTCAAGAAACTCAAATATTTAGCTTCGGCATAAGTGTTCTGTCAATCTTCCTTTTGTTTCCGCAAAAGAAAATCAATCAGTCTGCAAAATCATATAGCTTTCCCCACGTCAATAACACTTAAGGATTTGGGATCAGAAAACATTGGCTTTATACCCCCGGGGGGCTCCCATATCAAAAGGGGAAGGATGCTCgtcagaaattttaaattaaacccctaaaaggaaaaccaatctgggcgtggcccaggctttttttgacccctaaaagacaccatattaaaacacggatatataaaaaatacagtgccttttaatgatggcaaagacattatcatctaatgcTTTCACCaagtgaagaaatataaaagtgtaaagatacacttttatatttcttcgcgcgaaaccctaaaggagacgttcacggctacatatgattgcgtttttcctagaacaccctaagtgagaccaaaatcagaaatttataaccctaagcgagacgacaagcatccctccccttttatATGGGaaccccccccccttccccccgggATTTATACATTGCCCATGTTTATACATCTTTGTCCATTGTCcatatttcttctgtttttttcaaGAACTTTGAATTTTCCTCATAAAGCAAATTCATCCCATATCAATATTAAGTAAGAGCAGATGAATCCTCATGAACACTGAAGTTTCTCCTGCATGCCTTTTTATATTTACATCAGGACTCGAACTGTCCGGATtggcaaataattttttgcaaAGACTGCTATCGTTGACAACAGAGCCTTGACGTCGACTTGCTAATTAACTACATTACGCTTCCGAATGGTTTTCACGTGTCAGATAAAAGAACTGAGCATGTTTTGccaggaaaaaaattcttaaaacaatTTAGCTGTCGCCAGTGTGGTCGAGCCTGAATTGAATTTCGAAAGCCAGAAACCTTTTTTTGCTGAATGATCAGTATGCGTATGTAGCTTTTTTTGCTGAATGATCAGTATGCGTGTGTAGCGAGTGAATCGACAGCGTACTGCAAAATCTGGAAGCATCTGCAGGTACAGGAGCAGAAATTaagtaaaacaatagaaacaaaagacaggaaacaaaacaactccaaataaagactaatcccaagtgaccaaaaacacgtTGCTTTCCGGTAACTGCAGAAAGACCCCATAATCTCTGTTTTGATTTTATGGGCTCCTGATGACGGTTAATTTCCGGCAAACTTTTCTCCTCAAAATCGCTtttaggccatccccttttttttcgtttagcgtcgaatgcgtttcctgatattggattggtcggtcggattgattaaaaaaagtgaaaaaaaaatcacaatcgGAATAGGAGGTCTTAGTACCCCACAGACTCATTGCCATGGAGCCTGGAAATCTTAAATCAATATGGCAAAAAAGTTGCTTGATGTTATCATGTAAAATTCAGACAACGTGTTTTTCTCTATGCTGTTTCTATGCTtatttttcagattaaaagaatTACTTAAAGTGAAAAAACGGAGAAAATAATGAGGATGGGCTGAAACCTAAAACAGAGAATATATCACGGCATTTTGTGCCAACTAAAACAAAGCACAAACCTTCGTAAATGGGAATTTCGTTGACAGAACACCGCCAGAACACTGGGCAGTataccccaagctcagtgtgagggaaagaaCAAAGACACATGCATACATAAAGACTCATAACCAAGCGAGAACTCAACGGTCGCCGTGTGGTGTTGAGTGTTAAAAAGGCTCTTTTTCATCGTTTTATCGATTCGTTTGGATCACAAACAGCCGCCTGACGTCACTGGAAGGGCTTCAATTGAACGGCTAGCGgattaaaaaatgaaagaaaaacctttgcccttgaattctatGCGCGGAGGAATTTTAACCGTAGGAACATTTTAAATAGGAAAACTTGACTGAATCGTGAGTGTccagccttggtattttaccATAACCGTTGACAAGGAAGCGAcacacaatggcaataaggtttgGCTTTTTAATTGACCATTGATGGGATTCGAACttacgaccctccgtgatctagtcggatgctcaaaccactgagctactggagactctatggtgagcaagggtgaaatgtgggtatagaCTACGACTGCATCACGGAGTCACATAGTCATAGTCTATAGTCACCACATAGTCTCCAGTAGTTCAGTGgctagagcatccgtactataTCACGGagagtcgtgggttcaaatcccatctggggatcggatttttccgagttcttTGCGGGTTCAGTTGTAAAAGCCTTTCATTTAATACGAGTaaatcattctcacattcgcccatacaaatccttatattttagttggctttccctcacactgagctcgGGGCGCCTGTTCATAACATGAGCCACATGTAGCGAATTATAATATTACATGGAttgaacgaacatgttggaaaaGTACCATTTATTTCGTTATCCCGAATCTCCAAATATGGTGAATTCCAAAATGGCGCACATATTGAAAGCTTAAGGGACCAATCCTTTAAGAGATTGACATGTATGCAGTTTCATCCAAGGAAATTCTGAACAAGGAactgaacaaaaacttgaattagttttaatacatagatttagcccAGCTTAAGAGTGGAGCTCCCCGGTTAAAATAATTATGGCTCGTACTTCATCACTAACCTCAATTCCTCGATGCTATTTTCCAGCTGCCATtgtaaaattgcttgaaattgtttccctGATATTTTTCCCATCCTTTAGCGGAGGTTTTTCTGTGAAAAATCATTTCGAACAGCCCATAACAAGCAATTATGTTTGCACATACGAACTACATACAGCTCTTCACTGAGGCGGCCATttttacgtgatactggtcacattggcatacatggacgggTGGACGTACGCGTACATGTACGGTCGCTAATGACGTCATAACTAAAAATCAATgggttgccatattttcttaaccacgGTGGTCCGCgtgcgcgccttcggcgcgcagAGCCCCGCTGTTGCCGCAGGAAGCGTAGCTAACATGCACAAATCTCTTCGATCCATTCACACGTGTTTTTAATCAGCGGCAAGTGTGCCTTCATgtaaacaagatatgaaattaCGTAGTTATTATGTAAACAAGATATGGAATAAAGGTGTCATCCCGGTATGATACTCCGAGGCGAATTTTATCAAGTAAACAGCCCCTTCAGACAATTCGCCTGTAACAAAGAAAGGCCTTGAAGCAATAAACTAAATTCATACTGGTCCCTCGCATTTCAATGAACCGCTGTTCACTGTATCTTTCTCGCAGGTTATCAGAAATCACTTGCATCAGTCTGTTCAAACATGACATAAAATTGCTAATAATTCATTACGAATGTGGAAGTAATTTCTTTATCAGTAGTTAGAGAATAAATTCAACTAACCttaaagtaatttaaaatgAATGCGCAAAACGTGTGGTCAATGATAAGGAAATGGTTGTAAAAAACATCGATAAAGGAACAATCATCACAACACCGAAGATCTTAGGTAGGTGGGTAACAGGTTTAACCAAACACTGGCAAGTCGACATTTTGTCTTGTCTCAAGCTTGATGAAGAGTAACGGAGCATGACAACGATGATTTGGTAACTCCAAATGATTTTCTCATACTTACATTCTTACATATACTTGCAAGTGATATTTTATAAGTAAGGATAGTAGAGTGGGAAACACGCATACTTTCAGTGATCTCTTTCCGCTTGTCAATCACAGAATTCGGTTTCATGATGCTTCGTTCGTACATACGTACGCAGTGTAAGAACATTAAGTCTTTATTTCACGAGGGTATTACTTAATAGCCAAACGctaataaacttttttttttttttttaatgacgcCTGTTTCAAACTTGTTTCGTTACCGTtgcgcgtcgtagatcttaaactccctaatcaCGGAATGAAATCGCGTTCATATGATTCCCTATATGGGTCTGGACTCCAAACAAGAGATAACAACAGTTGACAATAGTTTGTGCGCTACATGTGTGCTAGCATGAAGAATACTGACTAAGAAATTGCCTTTTAATATGGGCAACGATTCTACTATGAAAATGTGGGTAAATTTAAACGTAGCTGGATTTTGCCACAGTTTACTGAATTTAAGATTCCGGTATCCAAAGACTGAAGAAATTATTCAGCAAAGAATGCCGTGATGTTAGGCACTAAATGCCTAACATCATCCGTTCCCTATTTTATCGATTACAAAATGTCCTAGCTGTACTAATAGGCCGATCGTTTTTATAGTTCGGTTCATTATTCAAATCCTTTTCGATTATTGTCATTCATTTTTACAAGTTCTCCAATTGAAAGCATTACGCCTTTTTGGCGCCGATCATGTAAAATTTCTCATTTGACAACCTTGACGAGCCTTCTTAGATATGAGCTCtgacatttttttaatataGTTAATCCAGATGTTTACCTATGAATAAGATGCTAAGTTGTCATATCAGCATACAAAGAATTAGTTGAGCACGTAAAAGCTTGGGAGGGTCACCTTATTAATAAATGAATCATGCAGTGTAAAAGTTCGAAGGGGGGTAAGATTGTCTCGTTTTTGAACTATGAAACTGAGGAAATAAAACACAAGTGATCCTGAAAGGATTGATTCATCTAGTATCCAACATTGTTTAAGTTCTTGTTCAAAACCAGGTTGATGCAAGATTTTCCATCATTTTGTTGGAATCCCAATGATTATGTAGGGAGCCCTGGAAATATTAGAGCCGGAAAGTAACAAGGATATTGCACGCTGAAGAATGATATTTTTGCACAAATAATGCATATAAGATAAGAAACAATACTAAGACAGCATTTGGTTGTGAGTTTGAGAGAGAATAAATGATAAATCGAATAATCAACACATGAAATACTAGTTTAAAAAGCTGGCGAGTCCGTTAAGTATTCTTCTTCCCAAGATCTTTGACCTGTTTGTCGTTGTGGCCACATGAATTAGTACTTTTAAAAGCTATCGATTTCGTCAAAATACTCATCTACGTACCAACGATCATGTGGCCACCACATTTCAATTGCCAGGTTCAATTAAACTATATAGCAATTAATTTCAAATCTTTTTAATTATCTTCGTTTATTTAGATAAACGTTTTTGAATACACACTGTCAAATACACTGTGAATTACTGGGGTCAATATGCAAGTATTGAACATTTTTCAAGACCTTTCAATGATGTGACGTTATGTTTACGAAAGAATTCGTTGAGTTAGCAAAGGTTATAACAGGAAGCTTAATGGATTAGACAAGGGTGCTTTTGCCATTATATAAGCAAAGTATAGCTTAATATAACCGCTAGAATAGCTTTCAAAAACCAACGAATACTGCACTATCCATGGGAACAACGAAGTAATGGCTTTATTATTAGAGGTGCTTTTAAGCTAGTCCAACATAGTAATTGCAAAGCGCCAATAAAGCACTCCAGGTAATGTAACTGCAATACACACCAACTGAAGTAAGACAGTATATGGCAGGTTACTTCAACAACTTCTAAGTAAACGTAAATCGCTTATTGATCACCGTCATTTTCTCTCCGGGTCTTGTGTTGTCTTCACTTTCGATCACTTTCTGCTGTTTCGACGTCCATATATGTATTCGCGAAtgaccaaaacgaaaaccaGATGGAACAAGCATCTAATAAACTCAAGTAACAGGCTCGCAATAtttctctccttttttttttcagaaaacaaGTTACCGCTGCCAGCTTAAGAAGCGTCAGATATCAAAGGCACAAGGACCACTTTACAAACGAATAGGGCGAAGCTGGAATTCATCGAGAAGTTCAAGAGCCATTAGAGTTTTGAGGCCACAAGTCTCTGTCTTCAGCAAATCTTACACCTGTCAAAGTGGTTTGAGGTTTGCTAAAACGAAAAACCAGCAGCTACGAGATATTTGTGAAAACAAGAACAGCATTGCTCTTCTCCTGACTCGTTGGACAACATCTCACCACCACGATCAAGGAAAAGAGTATCTCTGTACAATACTGgatcttaaaagaaaaaacagaatctATGGCTTTTAACAATTCTTCTCTAATCAGCGCAAGTAATCCTTTCGCTTACAACACGTCCGAAAAGGCCATCATTGTCCTCGCAAACGCGCTGATATTTTGCTTAGCCATCCCAGCCAATAGCATCGTGATAATTGTCATATCAACAGTCCAGAATGTGCGTACATCACCAACGAGTACATTTTTACTGAACTTGTGCGTCGCCGACATTGTAATGGCTTTATTGTACATTCCGTTCATAACTGTTGATCTTTACATCGTTGGACATTGGGTATTTGGTGACTTCATGTGTAAACTGGTATCATTTGCTTATTACCTGGCAACTTATTCCTCGATTTTAATTCTCACCGCTATCTCTGTTGAACGCTATATCTCTGTTTGTCTTTCAAGGCGCATGCGTTTAACGACCAAGAGGGCGTTCATCACAACGGTTTCCCTATGGATGGTCACAGCGTGCTTTGCATTGCCGCTGTTCATTGGCAGAGAGTCGTATCTGAATCCTTCGCTTAATATCGAGTTTTGTATCATAACAGGGCCCAGTAGCTACGTGAAAATCTACACGCTGACTACGCTGGCGTTATTTTATGTCGTGCCCATTGCATTCATGGCCATAGTCTACTACAAAATTGGAAGAAAGGTCTGGACAAGCGCTGATAAGACACGGACCATGAAGCTTTCTAATAAACACACCTTGAACTCCAAGTTGCGGCTCACCAAAATTGCAATGGCAATCATTTTAAGTTTTGTGATATCCTGGACTCCCCTGAACACATTAAATGTCTTGTTCTTCTTCGCCAAGAGAGATTTTCCGCTTTCAGCGGAAACTGTTCGTGTTCTGTACCCCATAATACACGGAGTTGCTTTTTCGAACTGCGCGCTTAATCCTCTCCTCTACTGCTACATGAGTCAAAATTTTAGGAAGGCGTTTACAATATTCCGTCACAAAAGATCTCGAAACTACCTGAACGAGTCAATAAGCGCCTCATCAAGAACGAGTTCAAGACGCTTCAGCAGACGATCGAACAAATTTAACGACAAAGCGCCTATCGATGAACCCAACGCAACGTCAATTGAACATAAGACTCTCCGGTCAACATCGGACAATCCCGAAGGTTCACGATTCAGTGAACATTATTCTAAGAATACGAAAGAGACTGCCGTTGCTGTAACGGTTTTGTAGGCTAATTAGCGCTTCAAGAACAAAGAGGAGACACTATCATTAGCATTGTCTAGCTCATACATGAAAACTGTCTATAGAGCTTCTCCCTTGTATTACTTAGCATAATATGCTCAGTAGAAACTGCAAAACTGAAACTGGTCATTGGTTTTTTACCTTTTTAGGTTTGGAAATTTGTGTCCTGTTTACTGCTTTTAAACGTTTTACTTTTATACAATGGTGTTGATCGCTTGTCTCTGCCGTTTTCATTCCAAGACGGATAGAATTTCCTTTTTTACTATAAAGGCAGGAAAACATTTAGAGGAAACAAAAACCATGCAGTTTATAGTTTGCTTAAAGAGTTGAGTAAGTGAAGGGAAATGACGAGGATGTCATATTCTTGTCTTCAACATTTGTGAAATGTAAGAAATCGTATGAAGTCAGTATGAACGCGAGTGTATTTCGTGATTTACGGGCATGCGTCactgtgatgttttgaaagtccTCGATAAAAAATGCATGAGCCgagtttgagaactttcaaaacatcacgagtgaccatataTCATGAAAGAGCAAGCTACTACGATATTTTTACtgaacaaaattactccatcacTCTTTCCATAAAAACTTAAGTATCGCTCTCTACAACCTCTTTTGCACTCTATAACTTATTTCTGCAATCGTcgatgaccaatcagaaacgcgatattctgaCCTGCGGAAGAGTGTCCGGTGGAAACATTTCAATTTGCTAGATTTCTCTAACCCTTCTTAATCTAAACTCAGacactctttcttttttcctgGCTTGTCAGCTGAGTTAAGTGACAATAATAGCAGTCGTCACATGATCGGGGAAGGAACGCGCCTTCGTCTTCATTTAAAACTCAAACTTTAACTCCTAAGATTAACATTTTGCAAGTGCGTAATATCGTTCAAAATGTCCCCCAGTGTTAGAGGCAGGATGAGTTGGGATTTTGAGGCGACTTACGACTGTACCACCACTCCCACACAACGATCTTTTAAATTACCTAAAAGTCATTTTATGACTATAGCTACACACCGGGTCACACTGATTCATACATACTTTGATGCTAATCCGTTTTGGAGAATTATAGATGCAACTTAGAGAGTAAATGCCACAGACCTAATGCTTCGACACATTTGTCAAAAGTGTTCATCAGAGGTAGCTTGTGAGCAGTCCCTTTCTTCTTTTAGACTACTCGGGCACAAGTGTGTTTCTATGAGCGCGAACCGCGCCACGCGAGCTTGTAGCCTGGACCCGAGATATCCTTCCTCTCCCCAATCCCTTCTCGGTTTTACCCAAAATTTGCATTATGTTTTTATTTCCGCCTGCTCGTTAGATACGACTGCTGGCAGTCTATATCAGGGGAGATCCAAAGTTATCTAAAGAGTAAAGAGTCCTTTTGCATGCTCTTTTTCTTGACAAAAAACGAAAGGGGTGCTCCCATTGATGATAATTAGCGTACTTCCCGTCCAATAGGCGGCAAATAGGTgtcaaataaaagagaaaacgcCCCGTTTTCTTCGAGGTTGCTCTCTATTGGCTTACAAATTTAAAGGTTactctagagcggttttcaattgagtgtcgaaagtaaatagcgacttgctttggttttgcataacttcactcagtgattggttcaaaggtctcgcgccacttttcaaccaattttgattggtttactggattgtttccgttctttttgattggccacagtaataactttggttttggttttacgacacacGATTGAAACGCACTCTATGCATTAGTGTTCTATTGAGATAATCTAGAAAAGATATATGTTCAGAAATGTGCGCAACAacaaaatggctaaaattgcGAGATTCGTCAAACTTTCCTGACTTCCAAGAGTTGAGGTAATTTGTCATGTATAGATTTTAGCGGTTTGCGAACTCAGGAATTCTCCAAAATCGGCGACAAGGCTGGCTTGTATGTGTTAAAGTTTGGAAATTCGACAAGAATTCGCTAAAATTTTTAATATTACCATAATTACCAAAATTGTCAAATTGTTAGCgaaattttgtgattttgtcaCTTTTCTTGTGGCTTGCATTTCTGGAAAGTGACTAAAAAGACGGCGTAACCGTCAAAGACGTCCATCaattaatattatatttttgctctaGGCTAGGACACTTTACCGGACTTTACGTATACATTTCTATCAAGTATTGATAAACCGAAAGATCATTTTGTTGAATAGTTTAGAGGGCTCAGTTAAGTACTTCCTTGGCTTAGTTTAAAGGGGCTGGTAGCCAGTTGAGCATGCGCAGATTGAGTACCAAACTTAACTTTTGCATGGTCCACGGAAAAGACTGTTTTAGGCCATTAAACGGGGAAACGACTTTATCGTAGAGGATCCGGCCGTTTTCCTTGCCGTCCGCGCTTATAAAGAGGGTCAGTTTGAAAGAGAACCTAGCACAATAatcttgtttacttttctcGGCGACCACAAAATAATGGcttcaacaaaatcaaaagcAAGAAAACCTTTGCTGGGTCAACCAATGACCATGAGCATCCCTTCAAACCTGTATGTGTGTATTTGAAgtcaaaaaaggcaaaaaagtcGAACATTTGTCCGTACGTGAATCACAAATCAAAGAGGTTTGCTCCAACTGCACAGGGTCCAATACGCATGCCCAGCTGGTGACCCACCCCCTTCAAGTGTTTGCATTTGTCATGCTTGTTTAGTCGCGCCATTCGGTAACAAGGAAATAACGCTACTTTGATGTGCTAACGAGGGGTTCTCTTAGCATAAGCCCTGAGGTTTCTTGAGGACTCCTCACTACTTCTTCGTAtcctaatattatttattacacCTGTTGGTGGAGAAAAAACGTCGATTTGATTCGACTTAAACGGAGAGTTGATTGGCGAATAAGCCACAATACGACGTAGGTATACAGTTCTAAATATAGCTAATCTGAAAAGTTTTTACAGTTACAAGGAGAGATATGGGGTGTCGGCTCCATGTCACGATCTCCTGACTTTTTTCCAATTGggattttaaaagaatttttgtaCGTGATTGCGCAGCTCTGAAAACCCCCTCAGGGTTGTGGTCAGTTCAGTACATATATAAGGGGCTATCACGTTGGCTTAGGCATTTGGGTGAAGATTTTCCCCGATCCTGATAAACATGATTTCAAGAGTTAACAAGTAGAATTTGTCTACAAAGCCGACACAATTAGTATACTTTCTTTAGTTCCATTTAAATCTTGGTGGCTTGATCGTGAAGCCCCGTGattctcttctttttctggTAATCCGTTCAGTCCATTAGAAAGGTGTTTTTCTGGTTCAAATATTCTCTTTGACCATCTACTAAAGCGTCGCGTACTTGACAACGCGGATGTCGAATCACTGAGATAGCTTCGTGACCTTCTATGACGAAATACTTTGAACGCCTTCCTAAAGTTCTGACTCATGTAGCAGTAGAGGAGAGGATTAAGCGCGCAGTTCGAAAAAGCAACTCCGTGTATTATGGGGTACAGAACACGAACAGTTTCCGCTGAAAGCGGAAAATCTCTCTTGGCGAAGAAGAACAAGACATTTAATGTGTTCAGGGGAGTCCAGGATATCACAAAACTTAAAATGATTGCCATTGCAATTTTGGTGAGCCGCAACTTGGAGTTCAATGTGTGTTTATTAGAAAGCTTCATGGTCCGTGTCTTATCAGCGCTTGTCCAGACCTTTCTTCCAATTTTGTAGTAGACTATGGCCATGAATGCAATGGGCACGACATAAAATAACGCCAGCGTAGTCAGCGTGTAGATTTTCACGTAGCTACTGGGCCATGTTATGATACAAAACTCGATATTAAGCGAAGGATTCAGATACGACTCTCTGCCAATGAACAGCGGCAATGCAAAGCACGCTGTGACCATCCATAGGGAAACCGTTGTGATAAACGCCCTCTTGGTCGTTAAACGCATGCGTCTTGAAAGACAAACAGAGATATAGCGTTCAACAGAGAGAGCGGTGAGAATTAAAATCGAGGAATACGTTGCCAGGTAAAAAGCAAATGATACCAGTTTACACATGAAGTCACCAAACACCCAATGTCCAACCATATAAAGATCAACAGTTATGAACGGAATGTACAATAAAGCTATCAAAATGTCAGCGACACACAGGTTCAGCAGGAATGTGCTGGTTGGTGTACGCACATTCTGGACGGTTGATATGACAATTATCACGATGCTATTGGCTGGGATGGCTAAGCAAAATATCAGCGCGTTAGCAAGAACAATGACCGCCTTTTCGGGCGTGTTGTAAGCGTAAAGATTGCTTGCGCTTGATAACGATGAATTATTGAAAGCCATGGATATTTGTCAGGGTTAAGATATTTTCCTTGTTGTTCTCCTTGTTCTTGTTCCTGTTGCGTTGTTTGCGATATTTAaacgatgaatttttttttccttaaaggAATACAGTTAAGACTTATCGAGGTGTGTGGAGTAGCTAGTGCTTGAATTCCACGTTCTCTCCTGACTTGTTTTAGTTGCTTTCAATCAACGCAAACCAATCTTGATTCTGATCAAGATgattcaaattgtttttttcatgaatgaAATCTTCCCTTGTTAAAGGTTTGTGACGTCAGTAGTGCTTGCAAGCTTATTTCTTGAAGTTAACTGTAGGTTCTCTTGTATAACGTTTAGATGCGGCAGCTGAATTCAGCCAGTTGTATGCAATATACCCTGTGAACGAAAGACGGAAAGTTAAAAAACTTATGTCAGCCTTGACTTAATTATAATCAATAGTCGAGATTTCAAACACA
The genomic region above belongs to Montipora capricornis isolate CH-2021 chromosome 5, ASM3666992v2, whole genome shotgun sequence and contains:
- the LOC138049122 gene encoding galanin receptor 2a-like, whose translation is MAFNNSSLISASNPFAYNTSEKAIIVLANALIFCLAIPANSIVIIVISTVQNVRTSPTSTFLLNLCVADIVMALLYIPFITVDLYIVGHWVFGDFMCKLVSFAYYLATYSSILILTAISVERYISVCLSRRMRLTTKRAFITTVSLWMVTACFALPLFIGRESYLNPSLNIEFCIITGPSSYVKIYTLTTLALFYVVPIAFMAIVYYKIGRKVWTSADKTRTMKLSNKHTLNSKLRLTKIAMAIILSFVISWTPLNTLNVLFFFAKRDFPLSAETVRVLYPIIHGVAFSNCALNPLLYCYMSQNFRKAFTIFRHKRSRNYLNESISASSRTSSRRFSRRSNKFNDKAPIDEPNATSIEHKTLRSTSDNPEGSRFSEHYSKNTKETAVAVTVL
- the LOC138049124 gene encoding neuropeptide FF receptor 2-like — its product is MAFNNSSLSSASNLYAYNTPEKAVIVLANALIFCLAIPANSIVIIVISTVQNVRTPTSTFLLNLCVADILIALLYIPFITVDLYMVGHWVFGDFMCKLVSFAFYLATYSSILILTALSVERYISVCLSRRMRLTTKRAFITTVSLWMVTACFALPLFIGRESYLNPSLNIEFCIITWPSSYVKIYTLTTLALFYVVPIAFMAIVYYKIGRKVWTSADKTRTMKLSNKHTLNSKLRLTKIAMAIILSFVISWTPLNTLNVLFFFAKRDFPLSAETVRVLYPIIHGVAFSNCALNPLLYCYMSQNFRKAFKVFRHRRSRSYLSDSTSALSSTRRFSRWSKRIFEPEKHLSNGLNGLPEKEENHGASRSSHQDLNGTKESILIVSAL